The following are encoded together in the Pseudoalteromonas ruthenica genome:
- a CDS encoding PilN domain-containing protein has translation MKSSINFYQESLQSRHDPLPLALVVKIFIAAFVVLAVVIALQVWRNNHQQQQLQELTQQHSHLKADVAELNKQLAQRRDTKNLQQQLEQQQRAEQHRLSLLAYLQGKGSGAPLTYSALMNDLARYHNPQVWLTEINISQRHVQLQGKTAVPSEIAPWLKQLRNSNYFLGKEFSVLEFDQSNELRQFNVSTRIDGEQP, from the coding sequence ATGAAAAGCAGCATAAATTTTTACCAAGAAAGCTTGCAGTCGCGTCATGATCCGCTGCCGCTGGCTCTAGTCGTAAAAATATTCATCGCTGCATTTGTCGTGTTGGCTGTGGTTATCGCACTGCAAGTATGGCGTAACAATCATCAGCAACAGCAGCTGCAGGAGCTTACACAGCAACATAGCCACCTAAAAGCTGACGTGGCAGAGCTTAACAAGCAATTAGCGCAGCGGCGCGATACCAAGAACTTGCAGCAGCAACTAGAACAGCAACAGCGCGCAGAGCAGCATCGCCTTAGTTTACTCGCATATTTACAAGGGAAGGGCAGCGGTGCGCCGCTTACTTACAGCGCCTTGATGAATGATTTGGCGCGCTATCACAACCCACAAGTGTGGCTGACAGAAATTAATATTAGTCAGCGTCATGTGCAGTTACAGGGCAAAACGGCGGTACCCAGTGAAATAGCTCCGTGGCTTAAACAATTAAGAAATTCCAACTACTTTTTAGGTAAAGAGTTTTCGGTTTTGGAGTTCGATCAAAGTAATGAGCTAAGACAGTTTAATGTGTCTACTCGAATTGATGGGGAGCAGCCATGA